A portion of the Phycodurus eques isolate BA_2022a chromosome 3, UOR_Pequ_1.1, whole genome shotgun sequence genome contains these proteins:
- the LOC133400019 gene encoding potassium channel subfamily T member 1-like isoform X15 — protein MFNQVFILICTLLCLVFTGACGIQHLERAGKNLTLFDSFYFCIVTFSTVGYGDVTPQIWPSQLLVVILICVALVVLPLQFEELAYLWMESQKLGGNYSRHRAQTEKHVVLCVSSLKIDLLMDFLNEFYAHPRLQDYYVVILCPTDIDIQVRRILQIPLWSQRVIYLQGSALKDQDLMRAKMDDAEACFILSSRNEGDRTAADHQTILRAWAAKDFAPNCPLYVQILKPENKFHVKFADHVVCEEEFKYAMLALNCVCPAMSTLVTLLVHTSRGQEGQLSPEQWQRMYGRCSGNEVYHIRLCDSKFFEEYDGKSFTYASFHAHKKYGVCLIGVKREDNKSILLNPGPRHIMAATDTCYYINITKEENSAFIFKQEEKHNKSLSVSGLYDAPSRLPVHSIIASMVDQATSYGTVAIDLQNSDPPEETSKLTLPTENGAGSRRPSIAPVLEIADSSTILPCDLLSDQSEDETNQSDEEGSVGSDFVKGYPPNSPYIGSSPTLCHLLPQKAPFCCLRLDKGCTHNSFEDAKAYGFKNKLIIVSAETAGNGLYNFIVPLRAYYRPRKELNPIVLLLDYQPDNHFLEAICCFPMVYFMAGTIDNLDNLLQCGIIYADNLVVVDKESTMSAEEDYMADAKTIVNVQTMFRLFPSLSIITELTHPSNMRFMQFRAKDCYSLALSKLEKVSKPNSNRTTKKIQTHLSIVSFWPLFFQIERDKGSNLAFMFRLPFAAGRVFSISMLDTLLYQSFVKDYMIAIARLLLGLDTTPGSGYLCVMKITEEDLWIRTYGRLFQKLCSSSAEIPIGIYRTESHMFSTSECKDSYVQSQVSINVEQNEEHRDRKESWKEKTAHRNSSASEQSEHPLLRKKSMQWARRLSRKNTNKPSSRAERISQQRLNLYRRSERQELSELVKNRMKHLGLPTVGYEDVSNLTASDVMNRVNLGYLQELQDISEQPYTDGTRPSDEMNDHQNTLSYVLINPPPDTMLELNDIVYIIRSDPLAHMPEESQVAQSRSTRNQTHLVTETRNETHL, from the exons ATGTTCAACCAGGTGTTTATCCTCATCTGCACTTTACTGTGTCTGGTTTTCACCGG AGCTTGTGGCATCCAGCACCTGGAGAGAGCTGGAAAGAACCTGACCCTGTTTGACTCCTTTTACTTCTGCATCGTGACCTTCTCCACCGTGGGCTACGGAGATGTGACGCCACAGATTTGGCCCTCGCAGCTACTGGTGGTCATCCTCATCTGTGTGGCCCTGGTGGTGCTCCCgctacag TTTGAAGAGCTTGCATACCTGTGGATGGAGAGCCAGAAATTAGGCGGGAACTACAGTCGCCACCGAGCACAGACGGAGAAGCACGTGGTCTTGTGTGTCAGCTCGTTGAAGATAGACCTGCTGATGGATTTCCTCAATGAGTTCTATGCCCACCCCAGGTTACAG GATTATTATGTGGTGATCCTTTGCCCAACTGATATAGACATTCAGGTTCGCCGCATCCTCCAGATACCTTTATGGTCCCAGAGGGTCATCTATCTTCAAGGGTCCGCCCTCAAAGACCAGGACCTGATGAGGGCCAA AATGGACGATGCCGAGGCGTGTTTCATTCTCAGCAGCAGAAACGAGGGTGACCGAACCGCTGCA GATCATCAGACTATTTTGAGGGCTTGGGCTGCCAAGGACTTTGCTCCTAACTGTCCGCTCTATGTACAGATTCTCAAACCAGAAAACAAATTCCATGTTAAATTTGCTG ATCATGTTGTATGTGAAGAGGAATTCAAGTACGCCATGCTTGCACTGAACTGCGTGTGTCCAGCCATGTCCACCTTAGTCACGCTCCTCGTTCACACCTCAAGAGGACA AGAAGGGCAGTTGTCACCAGAACAGTGGCAAAGGATGTATGGGCGCTGCTCTGGCAATGAGGTCTACCACATCCGATTGTGTGACAGCAAGTTTTTCGAGGAGTATGACGGAAAGAGCTTCACTTACGCCTCCTTCCATGCTCATAAGAA GTATGGCGTGTGCCTGATCGGCGTCAAGCGGGAGGACAACAAGAGCATCCTGTTGAACCCCGGCCCGCGCCACATCATGGCTGCCACCGACACCTGCTACTACATCAACATCACCAAGGAGGAGAACTCCGCCTTTATCTTCAAACAGGAGGAGAAGCACAACAAGAGCCTGTCCGTCTCTGGTCTTTACGACGCCCCCTCCAGGCTGCCCGTGCACAGCATCATTGCCAGCATGG TTGATCAGGCCACTTCATATG GAACCGTAGCCATCGACCTCCAGAACTCGGATCCCCCCGAAGAAACCAGCAAGCTAACCTTACCGACGGAGAACGGCGCCGGAAGCCGCAGGCCGAGCATCGCGCCCGTCCTCGAGATCGCGGACTCCTCCACTATTCTGCCATGCGACCTCCTTAGCGACCAGTCCGAGGACGAGACCAACCAATCGGACGAGGAGGGCTCTGTCGGGTCCGA TTTTGTGAAGGGCTACCCTCCCAACTCTCCCTATATTGGCAGCTCTCCAACGTTGTGCCACCTCCTTCCGCAAAAAGCTCCATTTTGCTGCCTGCGCCTCGACAAG GGCTGTACACACAACAGCTTTGAAGACGCCAAAGCGTATGGGTTCAAGAATAAGCTGATTATCGTGTCTGCTGAGACGGCGGGAAACGGATTATACAACTTCATCGTACCCCTGCGAGCGTACTATCGACCTCGAAAGGAGCTCAACCCCATTGTGCTTCTGCTGGACTACCA GCCAGACAACCACTTCTTAGAGGCCATTTGCTGCTTCCCGATGGTCTACTTCATGGCCGGCACCATCGATAA CCTGGACAACCTGCTGCAGTGTGGAATCATCTACGCTGACAACTTGGTGGTTGTGGACAAGGAGAGCACCATGAGTGCTGAGGAGGACTACATGGCTGATGCCAAGACCATAGTCAATGTCCAGACTATGTTCAG ACTGTTTCCGAGCCTCAGCATCATCACTGAGCTCACGCATCCATCCAATATGAGGTTCATGCAGTTCAGAGCCAAGGACTGCTACTCGCTCGCTCTGTCCAAACTGGAGAAGGTGAGCAAGCCAAATAGTAAcaggaccacaaaaaaaatccagacacaCCTTAGTATAGTCTCATTTTGGCCTTTATTTTTCCAGATAGAACGAGATAAGGGCTCCAATCTGGCCTTCATGTTCCGGTTGCCATTTGCAGCAGGCAGAGTGTTCAGTATCAGCATGCTGGATACGCTGCTTTACCAG TCATTTGTGAAGGACTACATGATAGCGATCGCCAGACTTCTTCTCGGTCTGGACACGACACCGGGTTCCGGGTATCTGTGCGTT ATGAAGATCACAGAGGAGGACCTGTGGATCAGAACGTACGGCAGACTCTTCCAAAAACTCTGTTCCTCCAGCGCCGAGATCCCCATCGGGATCTACCGCACCGAGTCCCACATGTTCTCCACATCCGAG TGCAAGGACAGTTACGTTCAG TCTCAGGTGTCCATCAACGTGGAGCAGAATGAGGAGCACCGCGACCGCAAGGAGTCGTGGAAGGAGAAGACAGCGCACCGGAACTCCAGCGCCAGCGAGCAGTCGGAGCACCCGCTGCTGAGGAAGAAGAGCATGCAATGGGCGCGGCGCCTGAGCCGAAAGAACACCAACAAGCCATCCAGCCGGGCCGAGCGCATCTCGCAGCAGCGCCTCAACCTGTACCGCCGCTCCGAGCGCCAGGAGCTGTCCGAGCTGGTCAAGAACCGCATGAAGCACCTGGGCCTGCCCACCGTTGGATACG AGGATGTTTCTAATCTCACTGCAAGCGATGTCATGAATCGAGTAAATCTAGGATATTTGCAAg AGTTGCAGGACATATCAGAGCAGCCGTATACAGACGGGACCCGGCCGTCAG ACGAGATGAACGACCACCAGAACACGCTGTCCTACGTCCTCATCAACCCTCCTCCGGACACCATGCTGGAGCTCAACGACATCGT GTACATCATCCGGTCTGACCCGCTGGCGCACATGCCCGAGGAGTCCCAAGTGGCTCAGAGTCGCAGCACTCGGAACCAGACGCACTTAGTCACAGAAACCAGAAATGAGACGCACCTATAA